A section of the Candidatus Margulisiibacteriota bacterium genome encodes:
- a CDS encoding class I SAM-dependent methyltransferase: protein MMVTAIKESQGIEEKLRTDKFKDDFFSLLEKDVNELINPYRASFAKINCPCCDRRETPEAFVKGQFSFHACPDCDTLFINPRPTKKTLDNFYINSKAIALFTRELMKNEKSRTKYIFERRARQVLDFLGGVGKTTGRLVEIGCSIGTFLEIIKEKNRFSVEGVDPDDGACRACAAKGIKAHKTTLESFRAPSSRYDIALNFETIEHIFSPYEFLRKINQLLKKGGYLGFTTPNRHGFDMMTLGQSYKNIHGPCHLNYFNVDTIDLLLKRCGFKVVKKMTPGILDIEVVRKQILAGVAPTVPPFIKYIACEADDQQRNNFQEYLRNNRLSGNMLIFAQKTGKGE from the coding sequence ATGATGGTAACAGCGATAAAAGAAAGCCAGGGGATCGAAGAGAAGCTAAGGACCGATAAATTCAAGGACGACTTTTTCTCTTTGCTTGAAAAAGATGTCAACGAATTGATCAATCCTTATCGCGCTTCATTCGCCAAGATCAACTGTCCGTGCTGCGATCGGCGGGAGACTCCGGAGGCGTTCGTAAAAGGCCAGTTCTCTTTTCACGCTTGCCCAGATTGCGACACCCTCTTTATCAATCCCCGTCCGACCAAAAAGACGCTTGATAATTTTTATATCAATTCGAAGGCGATCGCGCTGTTTACCAGGGAATTAATGAAAAACGAAAAATCCAGAACAAAATATATTTTTGAGCGGCGCGCCCGGCAGGTGCTTGATTTTTTAGGCGGCGTTGGCAAAACGACTGGCCGGTTGGTTGAGATCGGGTGCAGTATCGGGACTTTTCTGGAGATCATTAAAGAAAAAAACCGATTTTCGGTCGAAGGAGTAGATCCTGATGATGGGGCTTGCCGCGCCTGCGCCGCGAAGGGGATTAAAGCGCATAAAACAACGCTCGAAAGTTTTAGGGCTCCGTCGTCCCGTTACGATATCGCCCTCAATTTTGAAACGATCGAGCATATTTTTTCTCCTTACGAGTTTCTCCGCAAAATAAATCAACTGTTAAAAAAAGGGGGGTATCTTGGCTTTACTACTCCCAATCGACATGGTTTTGATATGATGACTTTGGGACAATCATATAAAAATATTCATGGGCCATGCCATCTTAATTATTTTAATGTTGATACGATCGATTTACTGCTTAAACGATGCGGGTTTAAGGTTGTCAAAAAGATGACCCCGGGAATTTTGGATATTGAAGTGGTTAGAAAGCAGATTTTAGCCGGGGTTGCGCCAACTGTGCCGCCTTTTATTAAATATATCGCTTGTGAAGCGGACGATCAACAGCGAAACAATTTTCAAGAATATTTGAGAAACAATCGCTTGAGCGGCAATATGCTTATTTTTGCCCAAAAAACTGGGAAGGGTGAATGA
- a CDS encoding B12-binding domain-containing radical SAM protein, whose translation MKLLFVYMNATMRGSFPIGLTNLASYLKSLGHEIEIFDTTFYRQYTEKNRNKVGEKFGLYKPIENPVVFEYLDSDAEADLHNKIRESKPDLIGFSILSANYYHAIKWSRKIKEVFPGLPVIYGGLHPSICPDQVIAEPSVDMICLGEGEYALDELLRRLDKKQDITDVRNLWVKQNGQIYKNPLRELISLDKLPVLDWSFFSEQHIYAPLNGRMRRIGSVEFSRGCPYSCNYCSCTALRNLTAPQKYLRHKTIDRAIEDLIVLKDKYKVEMFYFLDETFLSMEINLFKDLAKIYKREVGLPFYAMTHPFSVTEEKAKIVDDMGCYLMTIGIEVGNEKFRGEVLNRRVPNTKIIEAFDIFHNKTKVLPSAFAMIGLPFETRELIFDTIELFRRCKPATYSVGIFQPFMGSKLRQVCIDNGFFDPTGDIYEYPSETSVLTMPQLSKAEIEKLYRTFMLYTKVDKNLFPLVKKAEDDDVLLAELISQYQQGKG comes from the coding sequence ATGAAATTACTTTTTGTTTACATGAACGCGACAATGAGGGGTTCATTCCCGATCGGATTGACCAATCTGGCGAGTTATTTGAAATCGCTGGGGCATGAGATCGAGATTTTTGATACGACTTTTTACCGCCAGTATACGGAGAAGAATCGGAACAAAGTTGGCGAGAAATTCGGCTTATATAAACCGATTGAAAATCCTGTTGTTTTTGAATACCTTGACTCGGATGCCGAGGCCGATCTTCATAACAAAATCCGCGAATCTAAGCCTGATCTGATTGGTTTTTCCATCCTTTCAGCAAATTATTATCATGCCATTAAATGGTCCCGTAAAATCAAAGAGGTTTTTCCCGGTCTGCCGGTCATATACGGTGGCTTGCATCCTTCGATCTGTCCCGATCAGGTGATCGCTGAGCCGTCGGTCGATATGATCTGCCTCGGCGAGGGGGAATACGCGCTGGATGAGCTTTTGCGCCGCCTCGACAAGAAGCAGGATATCACGGACGTCAGGAATCTTTGGGTCAAACAGAATGGGCAGATCTATAAAAATCCTTTGCGGGAGTTGATCTCGCTTGATAAACTCCCAGTTTTGGACTGGAGCTTTTTTTCCGAACAGCACATTTATGCCCCTTTGAATGGTCGCATGCGCCGGATCGGGTCGGTCGAGTTTAGTCGGGGCTGTCCGTACTCATGCAATTACTGTTCGTGTACCGCCTTAAGGAATTTAACTGCGCCGCAAAAATATTTGAGGCATAAGACCATCGATCGGGCGATTGAAGATTTGATAGTCCTTAAAGATAAATATAAGGTTGAAATGTTTTACTTTTTGGACGAGACCTTTTTATCGATGGAAATAAACTTGTTTAAAGATTTGGCTAAAATATACAAGCGCGAGGTGGGGCTTCCTTTTTACGCGATGACGCATCCGTTTTCCGTGACCGAAGAAAAAGCCAAGATTGTCGATGACATGGGCTGTTATCTGATGACGATCGGGATCGAGGTCGGCAATGAGAAGTTCCGCGGCGAAGTCCTGAACCGGCGGGTCCCCAATACCAAGATCATTGAGGCTTTTGACATTTTTCACAATAAAACCAAGGTTCTTCCTTCCGCTTTTGCGATGATCGGTTTGCCCTTTGAAACCCGCGAACTTATTTTTGACACGATCGAATTGTTTAGGCGGTGTAAGCCCGCGACCTATTCGGTAGGTATTTTTCAGCCTTTTATGGGATCGAAATTGCGCCAAGTTTGCATTGATAATGGTTTTTTTGACCCGACTGGAGATATCTATGAGTATCCTAGTGAAACGAGTGTTTTGACCATGCCCCAGTTGTCAAAGGCGGAGATTGAGAAACTATACAGAACGTTCATGTTATATACCAAAGTTGACAAAAACCTCTTTCCGCTAGTAAAAAAAGCCGAAGATGATGATGTTTTGTTGGCTGAATTGATTAGTCAGTATCAGCAGGGAAAAGGTTAA